Part of the Sphingobium lignivorans genome is shown below.
CGTCGATGATCGAGAACCTCGCGCGGCTCGACGCCGACGAGGTGACGCAATGGGAAACATTCACTCGGCTGGTCAGGGAAGGCCGCGAAGTGGCGGACATTTCCGAGACCTTCGGGCTTCCCGAACTCACCATCCGCCGCGTGCTGGCGCTCGGCAATCTCATGCCGCGCGTCCGCGACCTCTACCGCCGCGAGGAGATCGACCGGGCGACCGTTCGCCACCTCACCATGGCGAGCAAGGCGCAGCAGCGCGCTTGGCTGGCGCTGCTCGACGACTCGAATGCCTATGTCCCGACTGGCCACAATCTCAAGGCGTGGCTGCTCGGCGGGCAGTCGATCAGCGCCGCGCATGCACTGTTCGACCTCGACGGGTTCAAGGGCGCGTTGGTCGCCGACCTGTTCGGCGAGGACCGCTATTTCGCGGACGCCGATGCGTTCTGGACTGCGCAGAATGCGGCGATCGACGAGCGGCGCGAAGCCTATCTCGACGCCGGTTGGAGCGATGTCGTGATCGTGCCGCCGAGCGAGCACTTCGCCACTTGGGAGTATGAGAAGGCAGCGAAGCGCAAAGGCGGGCGCGTCTATGTCGATGTCCGGCAAACAGGCGAGGTGACCTTCCACGAAGGTTATCTGACCCGCGCCGAGGCCCGCCGCGTTGCGCGTGGCGAGCCGGTGACAAGCGCCGAGAAGCCTACACGGCCCGAGATCACCAGCGCCATGCAGACCTATGTCGACCTGCACCGCCATGCCGCCGTGCGCGCCGCGATGTGCGGCCATGGCGGGGTGGCGCTGCGCTTGATGGTCGCCCATGCCATCGTCGGTTCGCCGCTCTGGACCGTGCGCCCCGACGCGCAGTCCACGCGGAACGACGATGTGCGCGAGAGCGTCGAGACCAGCCTCGCCGAAACCCGCTTCGATGAGCATCGCCGCGCGGTGCTGGCGGTGCTTGACCTCTCGCCCGACGAGCCGACCGTTACCGGCGGCAATGGCGACGACCATGGCCTTTGCCAGCTGTTCCACCGCCTGCTGGAGCTTCCCGATGGCGTCGTGCTCGACATCGTCGCGGTGGCGATGGGCGAGACGCTGGCGGTCGGCAGTGCCGCCGTCGAGGCGGTCGGCAACCATCTTGCCATCGACATGGCCGATTGGTGGGAGGCCGATGCCTGCCTGTTCGAACTGGTCCGCGACCGCGAGGTGTCGCACGCATTGCTCGCCGAAATCGCGGGCGATGTCGTCGCCAAGGCCAACGAGAACGAGAAGGCCAAGACCGTCCGGAAGATCGCCCGCGATCATATCGCGGGGGCCGATGGACGCGCGAAGGTCGAGCGATGGGTGCCGCGCTGGATGCGATTCGCGCCCTCCGCCTACACGGCGCGCGGTGGGGTCGGGACGGTCGCCGCCGCCGCCCGCGCGGCGCGCGTGGAGCCTCGGCCCGAGCCGGAGAAGCTCGCCGCCTGATCGGAAAAGGGACGCGGGCGGCGGGTCAAGGACCGCCCGCGTCTCCCCGGCTTGCGACCCGAGGTCCGAAAAAATCGCGCCGCGCGCCTCGACCCCAGCATCGGGTGAACAGCGCCCCACGCTGTTCAAGTCATGCCGGGGGCATGACCGACCCGATGCTCCTCGGCGCGCGGCTAGTTTGGCTGGCTGCCGACACAGTCGAGCAGCAGCAGGCGCAGTTGCCGGGCGTTCTCCGCGAGCGCGGCTTCGTCGGCTTCGCCGTCATTCTCCAGCGCCACCGACAGCGCCGTGATCACCGCCCCGAGCAGTTGCAGGCGCACGGTGGCGGCGTCGAGCGCGCGCGCCGACGTCCTGGCCAGCCTCGCCGCGTCCGCGAGATCGTCAATGGCGGCCTGCGCCGCCATGCCGGTCGAGATGCCTGTGGGCATCATCGTCTCGATCGTTTCGAGCAGCGCATCGGCATGCCGTTGCAGGCCGCTGGCGTCGCGCATCAGGCTGTCGACGAGTTCGGAAACCTTCGCCGTCACCGCTTGGCGAGCCGGTCCTTGAGCGCCCTCGCGGCCCGGAATCCGACCCGCGTCGAGGGGCCGATCACGATCGTTTCGTCGCTCCTCGGGTTGCGGCCCGGCCGCGCGGCACGCCGCGATACCGAGAATTTGCCGAACCCGGCGAGCGCGACATCGCCCTTAGTGACGCCGTCCGCGATCGCTTCGAGCACCGCCGCCACCTGCGCGCGGGCGTCAGCCTTGCTGATTCCATGACGCGCGGCGAGCGCATCGGCGATGTCTTTGCTGGCCAATGTTCCGCCCCCTTATTTGGCTGCCGGCTCCGCTAAGGGATACGGAGCCGACGCCGGTTGAGACATGCGATCACGGGCTTTGGGTAACGCCGAGCGTGCTGATGACACCGCTTTTCTGATCGACACCGCCCGATGACCTCTTCTGGACGGCGGCCTGCGGCAGGCCGTCCGGCCCCGCAACGCGGGGCCACGAACTATCTTCCCCGGGCGCGTCCCGCGCCCTCCTCGCGCAGCAAGATAGCCCGCGCCCCGCGCCCTCCGCTGTGCTTCGGCCCTGTGGGTGCAGCGCCGTCCTGGCTGCCGCCGATGTCCGCCTGTCGAGGCCGCAACGGACGGCTTCGCGAGCAAAAGGAGATGACATCATGGCACAGATCGGCACCTTCACCCGCGACGAGAGCGGCATTTTCTCCGGCACGATCCGGACCCTCACCCTCAACACCAAGGCCACGATCCGGCCGAGCGAGCGCGACAACGACAAGGCTCCCGACCACCGAATCTACGCCGGCGCGGTCGAGATTGGGGCGGCGTGGACCAAGTCCGCGCGCGAGACCGGCACGGAATATCTCAGCCTCAAGATCGACGATCCGTCGCTGCCCGCGCCGATCTACGCGCAACTCGTCCAAGGCGACCTTCCCGAGTGGAAGCTGATCTGGTCGCGGTGACCGGGCACCGGGGGTGTCGAAACCGGAAATCGGTTCGACACTCCCGCCGCCGGGTCGGGCGCGGGAGGTTCGGGGACGCGCCGGCACTCTCGCCGCCGCGAGATTCGGATCCCGACGACCATGCAGGACGACACCGACATCGACAGGGCCGGCCGCGCAAAGCGCGGCTCGCCCTTTCTCACGACCGACCAGGCTGCGGCCTATCTGAAGATCTCAGCCAAATCGCTGAAGCGGCTGCGGCGCGACGGCAAAGGGCCGGCGTTCCGCCGTCATTGCCGCTTCGTCCAATATCACATCGACGACCTCGACAGCTGGAGCCGCGACAGCGGTGCGCAGGAGAAATGCCAGTGAGCGGGCGTCGGCAGGCGGGCGGCGAGGCGCAGCTGCTCGCCTGGGGCGACGCCTTGCGGGTTGCGAAGCTGCGTCGCCGCAGGCTCAAAATTCGCATGGCCGTGGCCGCGATCGGCATGGCGATCGTGCTCGGCTCCGCTGTTTTTCCGCCCGCGCCACGGCTCGTCTGGAACGCCTCGGCGAGCGCGCCGATCGGCCTTTACGCGGTATCGCCCGGGGGGCTTGCCGAGCCCGGCGACATGGTGATTGCGCGTGTGCCCGAGCCGTATCGCCGGCTCGCCGCGACCCGCCGCTACCTGCCGATCAACGTGCCGCTGGTGAAGCGCGTGAAGGCCGCTGCCGGCGACGAGGTCTGCGCGCTCGGGCAGGAAATCTTCGTCAACGGGCGCTGGATCGCCGAGCGCCTTGTCGCCGATGGAGCCGGCCGGCGAATGCCGCTGTGGAGCGGCTGCGTCCGGCTTCGCGGGCGGCAGGTGTTCCTGCTGATGGATGCGCAGGCATCGTTCGATGGGCGCTATTTCGGGGTGACCGAGGGCGATGACATCATCGGCAAGGCGCGGCTGCTATGGGCACGGTGAGGCTCTGGATCGCCGCCGTCGCGCTGGCGTTCGCCAGTCCCGCGCACGCGGAAACCGTCGCCAAGTGGCGATCCTATATCAACGAGGCTTCGGCCCGGTTCGGCGTACCGGTCGCGTGGATCGAGCGCGTGATGCGAGCCGAAAGCGGTGGGCGGACGACCCTGGCCGGCCGTCCGATCCGCTCATCTGCGGGTGCGATGGGCCTGATGCAGTTGATGCCCGGCACCTGGGCCGATATGCGCGAGCGGTTGGGGCTCGGCACCAACCCGGACGATCCGCACGAGAACATCCTAGCCGGCACGCTCTACCTCCGGCTGATGTACGATCGGTTCGGTTATCCCGGCGTGTTCGCAGCCTACAACGCCGGTCCCAAGCGCTATGCAGACTATCTGGCCGGACGGGTCAGGCTGCCGTCCGAGACGGTCGGCTACCTCGCCAGCGTCGCGCCTGCCGTACCAGGCCCGGTGCCTACGCCGGTGCGTCCAGCGGCTCCACCGTCGATCTTCGCAGTGCGCAGGGATGTGCGGGCAGCGGGTCCAGCGGAGACTAATCCTTCCCCAACGTCGTCGCTTTTCGTCGCACTGTCGCAGCGGAATTGATCGTGATGTGGTGCGTGACCGAGAGGGAGGAAGCTCGTCTCGACAGACCCAGCATGACGGCTGGCGGAGCGGCTCTCAAACGCCGTTCTCGATGGTGGGAACGCAAGCGTTGGAGGTCATCATGAGCATGTATCAGAGCATCGGAACGGCGTCGGATCGCGTGATGAGCGCATTGATTGCTGGGCTCGAACTGGAGTTCGGGCGCGGTGCCGGAGAGGCATTGGCGCACCGGTTTCTCGAGGCCGAGGAAGCGGATTCTCGCTGGGATGCGAGGGTCGAGGAGCCCTGGATCGGCACCTACGAAAGCATCGACGACGAGGAATTCGAACTTGACCGCATAGCAATTTGTGGACGCCTCGATGGCAAATGGTTCTGCGCCACCATGCTCGTGGATGGCGATGGCCAGGCGCACGGGATGATGGGATGCCGGGAGTTTCGGTCGCTGGTAAGGGCCCGGGATGCGATGCTCCATGCGCATTGATCGGGAGCGGTTTCGCGGGGAGAGGCGGCGTCGGTCCGGCGTCGTCTCTCCCCCTTTTTTGAGGTGTTTATATACCTTGCAAACACGGCTCCGATGTGACATAAGATTCCCACAAGGAGTCACCGACATGTCCGTTCTTTCCCGCCCCGAGTTCCACAGCGAAGAAGCTTCCTTCGCGCATCTGGAGCGGATCATCTGGTCGGACGGAGCGACGTGCCCCCACTGTGGCGGCGTTGATCGCATCACGAAGGTGAAGGCTAACCCGGCTAAGCGCATCCGTGAGGGCTTGTGGCGCTGTGGCGACTGCAAGAAGCAGTTCACCGTCAAGATCGGCACTGTGTTCGAGCATATGCGCTTGCCGCTGCACAAGGCCTTGCAGGCTGTCTATCTCATGACCAGCAGCAAGAAGGGCATCAGCGCCCACCAGCTTCACCGTGTTCTGGAAATCACTTACAAGAGTGCGTGGTTTCTGGCTCACCGCATCCGTGAAGCGATGCGCGACGGCGCGCTGGCTCCGTTCGGCGGCAACGGTGGAATCGTGGAAGTGGACGAAACGTTCATCGGTCGCGAGCCGGGTGTTGCGCAGCCAAAGGGCGGCTACAAGCATAAGATGAAGGTTCTTAGCCTTTTGGATCGCACGACCGGCGAGCGTCGTTCTTTCGTGGTGGACGGCGTATCCATCGCGGACGTCACCCCAATCCTGCGCGCCAATATCGCCCGCGAAGCCCATCTGCTCACCGACGACGCTGGCCAGTATCGTTTCATGAGCCAGCACTTCGCCAGCCACAACACGACCCCGCACATGAAGGGCGTCTACGTTGATCCTGAGAACCCCACGATCCACACGAACACGATTGAAGGAAGCTTTTCCATCTTCAAGCGCGGCATGAAGGGCATCTACCAGCATTGCCAGAAGAAGCATCTGCACCGTTATCTGGCTGAGTTTGATTTCCGCTACACGCATCGCGAGGCGACTGGCTTCAATGACGCTGATCGCTCCACGCAAGCGATCAAAGGCATCCTTGGCAAGCGTCTCACCTATAGGTCAACTGGTGAGCGGGCCACCGCTAATGCCTAAGCCAGAGAGGCGGAACCGGAGTCGATGGCGGACTAAGCCGCACCGGAAAAGCAAGAGCAAAGGTTGACTTGACGAAGCTAAAAACCTAGATTCTTCTTAATCCAGCTAAGGCTGGAGGGAGAACGTGTTTCGCGTTCAGCGGGGGCCTAGGGCCCCCGTTTTCGTTATGGAAGCCACTTCAGGCCCCAGCCTTGGATCAGGTCCGTCCGAGGCTTCCGCGCAAGCTTTGTGGCTTTAAGAATGTCAACGAGTCGAGCGCCGAAACCGGTCGCCGGCGGCTCATTTAAATTCTCAGTTTTCATATATCGCAAGATTGGATGGGCCAATG
Proteins encoded:
- a CDS encoding chromosome partitioning protein ParB; the protein is MRSSRARGASTPHSWSLPKPARAEPLPCRVLAAGDDAAAIEASMIENLARLDADEVTQWETFTRLVREGREVADISETFGLPELTIRRVLALGNLMPRVRDLYRREEIDRATVRHLTMASKAQQRAWLALLDDSNAYVPTGHNLKAWLLGGQSISAAHALFDLDGFKGALVADLFGEDRYFADADAFWTAQNAAIDERREAYLDAGWSDVVIVPPSEHFATWEYEKAAKRKGGRVYVDVRQTGEVTFHEGYLTRAEARRVARGEPVTSAEKPTRPEITSAMQTYVDLHRHAAVRAAMCGHGGVALRLMVAHAIVGSPLWTVRPDAQSTRNDDVRESVETSLAETRFDEHRRAVLAVLDLSPDEPTVTGGNGDDHGLCQLFHRLLELPDGVVLDIVAVAMGETLAVGSAAVEAVGNHLAIDMADWWEADACLFELVRDREVSHALLAEIAGDVVAKANENEKAKTVRKIARDHIAGADGRAKVERWVPRWMRFAPSAYTARGGVGTVAAAARAARVEPRPEPEKLAA
- a CDS encoding HU family DNA-binding protein, which codes for MASKDIADALAARHGISKADARAQVAAVLEAIADGVTKGDVALAGFGKFSVSRRAARPGRNPRSDETIVIGPSTRVGFRAARALKDRLAKR
- a CDS encoding DUF736 domain-containing protein is translated as MAQIGTFTRDESGIFSGTIRTLTLNTKATIRPSERDNDKAPDHRIYAGAVEIGAAWTKSARETGTEYLSLKIDDPSLPAPIYAQLVQGDLPEWKLIWSR
- a CDS encoding helix-turn-helix domain-containing protein; the protein is MQDDTDIDRAGRAKRGSPFLTTDQAAAYLKISAKSLKRLRRDGKGPAFRRHCRFVQYHIDDLDSWSRDSGAQEKCQ
- a CDS encoding S26 family signal peptidase, with translation MSGRRQAGGEAQLLAWGDALRVAKLRRRRLKIRMAVAAIGMAIVLGSAVFPPAPRLVWNASASAPIGLYAVSPGGLAEPGDMVIARVPEPYRRLAATRRYLPINVPLVKRVKAAAGDEVCALGQEIFVNGRWIAERLVADGAGRRMPLWSGCVRLRGRQVFLLMDAQASFDGRYFGVTEGDDIIGKARLLWAR
- a CDS encoding lytic transglycosylase domain-containing protein, with translation MGTVRLWIAAVALAFASPAHAETVAKWRSYINEASARFGVPVAWIERVMRAESGGRTTLAGRPIRSSAGAMGLMQLMPGTWADMRERLGLGTNPDDPHENILAGTLYLRLMYDRFGYPGVFAAYNAGPKRYADYLAGRVRLPSETVGYLASVAPAVPGPVPTPVRPAAPPSIFAVRRDVRAAGPAETNPSPTSSLFVALSQRN
- a CDS encoding IS1595 family transposase, whose protein sequence is MSVLSRPEFHSEEASFAHLERIIWSDGATCPHCGGVDRITKVKANPAKRIREGLWRCGDCKKQFTVKIGTVFEHMRLPLHKALQAVYLMTSSKKGISAHQLHRVLEITYKSAWFLAHRIREAMRDGALAPFGGNGGIVEVDETFIGREPGVAQPKGGYKHKMKVLSLLDRTTGERRSFVVDGVSIADVTPILRANIAREAHLLTDDAGQYRFMSQHFASHNTTPHMKGVYVDPENPTIHTNTIEGSFSIFKRGMKGIYQHCQKKHLHRYLAEFDFRYTHREATGFNDADRSTQAIKGILGKRLTYRSTGERATANA